The Miscanthus floridulus cultivar M001 chromosome 7, ASM1932011v1, whole genome shotgun sequence genome includes a region encoding these proteins:
- the LOC136464123 gene encoding cyclin-P4-1-like — translation MAECDELVESGGAEDMPRVVAALAGILERVTDRNDAAAAAELSAVAVAPASAFRATTKPGISVRAYMARIARFAGCSPACYVVAYVYLDRLLRRGRRLALAVDSYSVHRLLITAVLAAVKFMDDICYNNAYFAKVGGISLVEMNYLEVDFLFGVGFDLNVSPETFGDYCAMLQSELLCAEAEAPPAPLRLQYCCLSEDDAGAGCSAQQQLAA, via the exons ATGGCCGAGTGCGACGAGCTGGTGGAGAGCGGCGGCGCCGAGGACATGCCCCGCGTCGTGGCCGCCCTCGCCGGCATCCTGGAGCGCGTCACGGACCGCAacgacgcggcggcggccgcggagctctcggccgtggccgtggccccgGCGTCGGCGTTCCGGGCGACGACCAAGCCGGGCATCTCGGTGCGCGCGTACATGGCGCGCATCGCGCGGTTCGCTGGGTGCAGCCCCGCGTGCTACGTCGTGGCCTACGTCTACCTTGACCGCCTCctgcgccgcggccgccgcctcgcGCTCGCCGTCGACTCCTACAGCGTGCACCGCCTCCTCATCACCGCCGTGCTCGCCGCCGTCAAGTTCATGGACGACAT ATGCTACAACAACGCCTACTTCGCCAAGGTCGGGGGCATCAGCCTGGTGGAGATGAACTACCTGGAGGTGGACTTCCTGTTCGGCGTCGGCTTCGACCTGAACGTGTCGCCGGAGACGTTCGGCGACTACTGCGCCATGCTGCAGTCCGAGCTGCTGTGCGCGGAGGCGGAGGCTCCCCCGGCGCCACTCAGGCTGCAGTACTGCTGCCTGTCCGAGGACGACGCCGGCGCCGGATGCAGCGCCCAGCAGCAGCTCGCCGCCTGA
- the LOC136464124 gene encoding glycine-rich cell wall structural protein 2-like, with protein MQATMGTTREQQRRERALVLAIALLVSAFALVQCAGVVDGEKEGAGPAEAEPATGQTTLPPGWSGDSGSAHGSSPGGGSWEYGWSWAAGPDGKGGGFGFGYGGGGGGGGGRGSGKAFGFGIGGYKGHRGGFGGGGSGGYGGGSGGGFGSGGSGGGGNGGGFGGGDAGGQHGEAGNGAGGGYGGGDGAGGYGSSGDGDAHGVSGGSGDGGGAGYKGKGLFSGGGWSKRGHFRGGRLAPAHKDGGGNN; from the coding sequence ATGCAAGCGACGATGGGGACGACTCGTGAGCAGCAACGGAGAGAGCGGGCACTGGTGCTTGCAATTGCCCTCCTCGTGTCCGCGTTCGCGCTGGTGCAGTGCGCGGGCGTCGTCGACGGGGAGAAGGAGGGCGCCGGACCGGcagaggcggagcccgcgacgGGGCAGACGACGCTGCCGCCTGGGTGGAGCGGTGACTCGGGGTCCGCGCATGGGTCGAGCCCTGGCGGCGGTTCATGGGAGTATGGATGGAGCTGGGCTGCGGGGCCTGATGGGAAGGGAGGAGGGTTCGGGTTTGGttatggaggcggcggagggggTGGTGGCGGTAGAGGGAGTGGAAAGGCGTTTGGTTTTGGCATTGGCGGGTATAAAGGCCATCGTGGGGGCTTTGGAGGCGGCGGTTCTGGCGGCTACGGTGGTGGCAGCGGGGGTGGCTTCGGcagtggcggcagcggcggtggtggcaaCGGGGGTGGCTTCGGCGGTGGAGACGCTGGTGGTCAGCATGGAGAAGCTGGCAACGGCGCCGGTGGAGGATATGGTGGCGGTGACGGCGCTGGTGGATACGGCAGCTCCGGAGATGGTGATGCTCACGGTGTCTCTGGCGGTAGTGGCGACGGAGGTGGGGCTGGGTACAAGGGCAAGGGGCTCTTCAGCGGTGGAGGCTGGAGCAAGCGTGGTCATTTCCGCGGCGGGAGGTTAGCACCAGCACACAAGGACGGTGGCGGCAACAACTGA